In the uncultured Methanobacterium sp. genome, one interval contains:
- a CDS encoding Ig-like domain-containing protein, with protein MLILAFAFVLAIAGTSAAALNQTSNETTINATADVNCSGSDPIINGTVTVNEYGHVRPLEGATVTANSVGGNVLASTTTDANGHYLLNFYSTATTFNIVVSYMGCTSVTQSVTVSNGPNYPTDPNKYGTSNFQLTPKSATLTSTGNGQTVYIQGQNKNGFAGVINVRVDGTTYVAYCIDLFTPISMGDTLLVNGPLPGTAGDLPSGVDWGKVSYILNHYNPTSANEAAAIQCAIWYFTSAPYGAYNASAPVGTYYQYMTAPLDGVMRNWWDDYTVRNRALTIIGEAVSMQYPYNITVTPSQTTIANSGSVTITATVRDINGNPLQGVTVNFQTTRGTLSRTSATTDANGQVTVTLSNIGNNANAVLTAYVSGNYGNLLYDDQYAATRKQNLVARNVLPLTISGFSIINTAQTADVALTQTANTPVNVGDTVTYTVTAHNYGTSTATGILISDIVPGGLSGVTVTPSVGTYYNGVWTIPTLANGASATLTISGKATAAMAGLTTTNTATRTFQEQYNSRSNTTSAAVYTKIANVAVSQTVNGGSSTTGNVGDTVTYVITAVNNGLDSATGLQITDLIPTGLSNINYSINGAGSFNPTTGLWNIGTLTASSTTILTITGKITAAMAGLTTTNYANRTAQTEYNPLAATTSTTLYAKIANVTVSQTVNGGNSATANVGDTVTYVITAVNHGLDPATGLQITDLLPSGLTDINYNTGGSGTYNPTTGLWNIGILNSGSTAILTITGKITAAMAGLTTTNYANRTAQTEYNPSPATTSTTLYTNQANVELTQTVNGGTSGTINVGDTVTIVVTATNNGPNSASNINIAENLPAGFTPTSITPGSGSSYSGGVWSISSLANGETTTLTITGKATAAMAGLTTNNTVNRINQTEYNSLPSSNTATIYTKLSDPIITQTVNGQSTGSVTVNVGDNVTYVVNAYCSGPDNATNIKIKDVVPAGLTDVTVTSSVGTYDPATGIWSIDFLQKYTSATLTITGKAGTSMAGTNITNNALEINQTEYNPAPGNSTSIPVYTKIANLSIAQTVNNPVNVGDVVNFIVTVTNNGFDTATNINISDIIPVGFTAGTPSIGTFNLATGIWNIPSLTYLENATLTINGIATIGMLGNSVNNTVTQINQTEYTPLLPNSIKGFYTKALDFTVESYAYGSRNDWHYNVMIPFVITVKNNLADEINRVIVETPLPEGMEFLSANLRSGDSFEYNSITRILTWTLGNLPGNTLATFEYTLINRIIGLHYINSTITADGQTKTTNWNITTPNSADIEVTQTATNYSPNIGDEFYITITATNNGPSNATGYKLQDILSPGLTLISETHTKGTYSNGLWNIGTLSYNSGIGETATLRLLVRYTAPAANSIYRSSTSTYDWWATNNGQTLTFGSYDAPTPNITTESYAYGSRNDWHYNVMIPFVITVKNNLANELNKVVIEIPLPEGMEFLSANLRSGDSFEYNSITRILTWTLGNLPGNTLATFEYTLINRIIGLHYINSTITADGQTKTTNWNITTPNSADIEVTQTATNYSPNIGDEFYITITATNNGPSNATGYKLQDILSPGLTLISETHTKGTYSNGLWNIGTLSYNSGIGETATLRLLVRYTAPAANSIYRSSTSTYDWWATNNGQSIYPN; from the coding sequence ATGCTTATTTTAGCGTTTGCATTTGTCCTGGCAATTGCTGGCACATCTGCAGCTGCTTTAAATCAAACAAGCAATGAAACAACTATCAATGCAACAGCAGATGTTAACTGTTCTGGATCAGATCCTATCATAAATGGAACAGTAACTGTAAATGAATATGGTCATGTAAGACCGTTGGAAGGTGCAACTGTCACTGCAAATTCAGTTGGTGGTAATGTCTTAGCCAGTACCACTACCGATGCCAATGGGCATTATCTCCTGAATTTTTACAGCACTGCCACGACCTTTAATATTGTAGTCAGTTACATGGGATGTACCTCCGTAACCCAAAGTGTGACTGTGAGTAATGGTCCTAATTATCCAACTGATCCCAATAAATACGGTACTTCAAACTTCCAATTAACCCCCAAATCTGCAACTTTAACCAGTACCGGTAACGGTCAAACTGTTTATATCCAGGGGCAAAATAAAAACGGGTTTGCAGGAGTAATTAACGTTAGAGTTGACGGGACAACCTATGTTGCTTACTGTATTGATTTATTCACCCCCATAAGCATGGGTGACACTTTATTGGTTAACGGACCTCTCCCTGGAACTGCAGGAGATTTACCCAGTGGAGTGGACTGGGGTAAAGTTAGTTACATTTTAAACCATTACAATCCTACTTCTGCTAATGAAGCCGCAGCAATCCAGTGTGCAATCTGGTACTTTACTTCAGCGCCTTACGGAGCTTATAACGCTTCAGCTCCGGTGGGAACTTATTACCAGTACATGACTGCCCCCCTGGATGGAGTTATGCGAAATTGGTGGGATGATTACACTGTCCGGAACAGAGCTTTAACTATTATAGGTGAAGCTGTTTCCATGCAGTACCCTTACAATATAACTGTAACACCATCACAAACCACCATAGCCAATAGTGGCTCTGTCACCATCACTGCAACTGTTCGGGATATTAACGGGAACCCCCTGCAGGGCGTGACTGTCAACTTCCAAACTACAAGAGGAACATTAAGCCGGACTTCAGCTACTACTGATGCTAATGGACAGGTTACCGTGACTTTATCCAACATTGGAAATAATGCAAATGCAGTGCTAACTGCATATGTCAGTGGAAACTACGGGAACCTGTTATACGATGACCAGTACGCCGCCACCCGGAAACAGAACCTGGTGGCCAGAAATGTTTTACCTTTAACTATTTCTGGATTTTCCATAATTAATACCGCACAAACAGCCGATGTGGCTTTAACTCAAACTGCAAACACACCTGTGAATGTAGGTGACACTGTAACTTACACTGTCACTGCCCATAACTATGGAACCAGCACTGCAACCGGTATATTGATCTCAGATATAGTGCCGGGAGGATTAAGTGGAGTGACTGTCACTCCATCGGTGGGAACCTACTACAACGGTGTCTGGACCATACCCACACTAGCAAACGGTGCAAGTGCCACCCTTACCATAAGCGGTAAAGCAACTGCAGCAATGGCCGGACTAACCACCACCAACACTGCCACCAGAACTTTTCAGGAACAATACAACAGCAGATCTAACACCACAAGTGCTGCAGTTTACACTAAAATAGCCAATGTGGCAGTTTCTCAAACTGTAAATGGTGGAAGCAGCACCACAGGCAATGTAGGAGACACCGTAACCTACGTTATAACTGCAGTGAATAATGGATTAGATTCAGCCACAGGATTACAGATAACTGACCTGATACCAACTGGATTAAGTAACATAAACTACAGTATAAACGGAGCAGGAAGCTTCAACCCAACCACTGGACTGTGGAACATTGGAACTTTAACCGCAAGCTCAACCACCATTTTAACTATAACTGGAAAAATCACTGCAGCAATGGCCGGACTAACCACCACCAACTACGCCAATAGAACAGCACAAACCGAATACAACCCCCTAGCAGCAACCACCAGCACCACACTATACGCCAAAATAGCAAACGTTACTGTATCCCAAACAGTTAATGGTGGAAACAGTGCAACAGCCAATGTAGGAGACACCGTAACTTACGTTATAACTGCAGTAAATCACGGACTGGACCCAGCCACAGGATTACAGATAACTGATTTACTACCTTCCGGACTCACTGATATTAACTACAACACAGGAGGATCCGGAACTTACAACCCCACCACTGGACTATGGAACATAGGTATCCTCAACAGCGGTTCAACAGCAATTCTAACCATAACCGGGAAAATCACCGCAGCAATGGCCGGTCTAACCACCACCAACTACGCCAACAGAACAGCACAAACCGAATACAACCCATCACCAGCAACCACCAGCACCACTCTTTACACTAACCAGGCCAATGTGGAATTAACTCAAACCGTCAATGGTGGAACCAGTGGCACAATTAACGTAGGTGACACTGTAACCATAGTGGTAACTGCCACAAACAATGGACCTAACAGTGCCAGTAATATTAACATTGCAGAAAATTTACCGGCTGGATTTACCCCCACATCCATAACTCCTGGAAGTGGAAGCAGCTACTCAGGCGGAGTATGGAGCATATCTTCACTGGCTAACGGTGAAACCACAACTTTAACCATAACTGGTAAAGCAACCGCAGCAATGGCCGGACTAACCACCAATAACACGGTGAACAGAATCAACCAGACTGAATACAACAGTCTGCCCAGCAGCAACACTGCCACCATTTACACCAAACTTTCTGACCCAATAATCACTCAAACTGTAAACGGTCAGAGCACCGGTTCAGTAACTGTGAATGTAGGAGACAATGTGACATATGTTGTTAACGCTTACTGTAGTGGACCGGATAACGCTACTAACATAAAAATAAAAGACGTGGTACCTGCAGGATTAACTGATGTTACTGTAACATCTTCTGTGGGAACCTACGACCCTGCAACTGGAATTTGGAGTATTGATTTCCTTCAAAAATATACCAGCGCAACCTTAACCATAACTGGAAAAGCTGGAACCAGCATGGCTGGAACCAACATAACTAATAATGCTCTTGAGATTAACCAGACTGAATACAACCCCGCACCAGGTAACAGTACCAGTATTCCAGTTTACACTAAAATCGCCAATCTTTCAATAGCTCAAACAGTGAATAACCCTGTAAATGTTGGAGATGTTGTAAACTTTATAGTAACTGTAACAAACAACGGATTTGATACCGCTACAAACATCAACATTAGTGATATCATACCGGTAGGATTTACTGCAGGAACACCCAGTATTGGAACATTTAACCTGGCCACCGGCATTTGGAATATACCTTCATTAACATACCTAGAAAATGCTACTTTAACAATTAATGGAATTGCTACCATAGGAATGCTTGGAAATTCTGTTAATAACACAGTTACTCAAATCAACCAAACAGAATACACTCCATTATTACCAAACAGCATTAAAGGATTTTACACTAAAGCTTTAGATTTCACTGTGGAATCTTATGCTTATGGTTCAAGAAACGATTGGCATTACAATGTAATGATACCATTCGTCATAACCGTAAAAAACAACTTAGCTGACGAAATAAATAGAGTAATTGTGGAAACACCTTTACCTGAGGGTATGGAGTTTTTGTCAGCTAACCTCCGTAGTGGAGATTCATTCGAATATAACTCAATAACTAGAATCCTGACATGGACCCTAGGCAACTTACCCGGTAACACACTAGCAACATTCGAATACACACTAATTAACAGAATAATCGGACTACACTACATCAACTCCACAATCACAGCAGATGGACAAACAAAAACAACTAACTGGAACATCACCACACCAAACTCCGCAGACATTGAAGTTACCCAAACAGCAACCAATTACTCACCAAACATTGGCGACGAATTCTACATAACCATAACCGCCACCAACAACGGCCCCAGCAACGCCACAGGTTACAAACTACAAGACATATTATCACCTGGACTAACCCTAATATCAGAAACACACACCAAAGGAACATACAGTAACGGACTCTGGAACATAGGAACACTAAGCTACAACAGCGGCATAGGAGAAACAGCAACCCTAAGACTACTAGTAAGATACACTGCCCCTGCTGCAAATAGCATATACAGATCCTCAACCAGCACCTACGACTGGTGGGCAACCAACAACGGACAAACTTTGACATTTGGATCTTATGATGCACCTACTCCAAACATCACTACAGAATCTTATGCTTATGGTTCAAGAAACGATTGGCATTACAATGTAATGATACCATTCGTCATAACCGTAAAAAACAACTTAGCAAATGAATTAAATAAAGTTGTTATAGAAATACCTTTACCTGAGGGTATGGAGTTTTTGTCAGCTAACCTCCGAAGTGGAGATTCATTCGAATATAACTCAATAACTAGAATCCTGACATGGACCCTAGGCAACTTACCCGGTAACACACTAGCAACATTCGAATACACACTAATTAACAGAATAATCGGACTACACTACATCAACTCCACAATCACAGCAGATGGACAAACAAAAACAACTAACTGGAACATCACCACACCAAACTCCGCAGACATTGAAGTTACCCAAACAGCAACCAATTACTCACCAAACATTGGCGACGAATTCTACATAACCATAACCGCCACCAACAACGGCCCCAGCAACGCCACAGGTTACAAACTACAAGACATATTATCACCTGGACTAACCCTAATATCAGAAACACACACCAAAGGAACATACAGTAACGGACTCTGGAACATAGGAACACTAAGCTACAACAGCGGCATAGGAGAAACAGCAACCCTAAGACTACTAGTAAGATACACTGCCCCTGCTGCAAATAGCATATACAGATCCTCAACCAGCACCTACGACTGGTGGGCAACCAACAACGGACAAAGCATTTATCCAAACTAA
- a CDS encoding lasso peptide biosynthesis B2 protein, which yields MGIISSFIRLPSREKLVAIQSLYWVFIIRIMIWIFPFHSVQKRVQKIVANSNPHINHSMPMSQLRLMILVAARYVPRATCLIQALAGFILFSKYGYSTSIKIGVLTENGEFEAHAWLEHNDSVVLGESEKGFKTIMDIGGDQ from the coding sequence ATGGGAATAATATCAAGTTTTATAAGATTACCTTCCAGGGAAAAACTGGTTGCCATTCAATCCCTTTACTGGGTGTTCATTATCCGGATTATGATCTGGATATTCCCCTTTCATTCAGTTCAAAAAAGAGTTCAAAAAATTGTTGCTAACTCTAATCCTCATATCAACCACTCAATGCCCATGTCTCAGCTCAGACTCATGATCTTGGTGGCTGCCAGATACGTACCCCGGGCCACCTGCTTGATACAGGCACTGGCTGGTTTTATATTATTTTCCAAGTACGGTTACAGTACTTCCATCAAAATTGGGGTTTTAACAGAAAATGGGGAGTTTGAAGCTCATGCCTGGCTTGAACACAATGATTCAGTGGTACTGGGAGAATCTGAAAAGGGTTTTAAAACAATAATGGATATTGGTGGGGATCAGTGA
- a CDS encoding ABC transporter ATP-binding protein → MGIDKYNNSLLGQFTRNLTQLMPRKVTLAVILMVIISFNEAVSLLILIPLLQLVGLDVGQGSLGQLAGLVSGFFTFFGLQPTLIIVLIIYVLVISFSALLTRYQTLKTSQIQYEFAAHLRKRLYNAIINSSWLFFSGRKSSNFAHALTNEIERISNGTGQFLSFIAGIMILVVYIVFALELAGVLTGVIFAVGIAILLILRRRASRSRSSGEEITTTTRDLYYSIMQHLDGMKTIKSFGMQGENRKVFSKQTNQVARNYLETIRSYADVKLLFDVGTVIVLAIMVLVLIQVIKLPTASLFLLIYLFVRMIPQFSSIQRAYQYFTNMLPAFANVMNLEGDCLENSAVTGSVDASFDESIELKKEISFDNVTFSYRDEYDFTINDMNLKIPAGMTIAIAGPSGAGKSTVADLVMGLIQPNEGMVTVDGVPVLEKSLALWRNSIGYVAQETFLFNESIRFNLLLASPDACEEELNEALKLAAACHFVSKLPEGLDTVIGDRGVRLSGGERQRLALARALLRKPSLLIMDEATSNLDSENEKKILKAIDDLHGEVTILMIAHRLSTIKNADYIYLIDRGKIMESGNWDELLKKEKGWFWDICEVQGINR, encoded by the coding sequence ATGGGCATTGATAAATACAATAACAGTCTCCTGGGCCAGTTCACCAGAAATTTAACCCAGTTAATGCCTCGAAAGGTTACTCTGGCTGTAATATTAATGGTTATCATCAGCTTTAACGAGGCAGTTAGTTTACTTATATTAATTCCACTTTTACAGCTGGTTGGGTTGGATGTGGGTCAAGGGTCACTGGGACAGCTTGCAGGACTTGTTTCTGGATTTTTCACATTCTTTGGATTGCAACCGACTTTGATCATTGTCTTGATTATTTACGTACTGGTGATTAGTTTCAGTGCTCTTCTGACTCGTTATCAAACTCTAAAAACATCCCAGATCCAGTATGAATTTGCGGCTCACTTAAGAAAACGTCTTTATAATGCCATTATCAATTCTTCATGGTTGTTCTTTTCTGGTAGAAAATCCTCTAACTTTGCCCATGCCCTTACCAATGAAATAGAACGGATAAGCAATGGCACTGGTCAGTTTTTAAGTTTCATTGCAGGTATAATGATTTTAGTGGTGTACATTGTCTTTGCCCTGGAACTGGCCGGTGTTCTCACTGGAGTTATATTTGCAGTGGGAATTGCCATTCTTTTAATCCTCAGGAGAAGGGCTTCCCGCTCCAGGTCCAGTGGTGAAGAAATCACCACCACCACCCGGGATCTTTATTATTCTATAATGCAGCACCTGGATGGGATGAAGACCATTAAAAGCTTTGGAATGCAGGGAGAAAATAGGAAAGTTTTCTCCAAACAGACCAACCAGGTTGCTAGGAATTACTTGGAAACCATTAGAAGCTATGCGGATGTTAAACTGTTATTTGATGTGGGCACGGTGATTGTGCTGGCCATCATGGTTTTGGTTCTTATTCAGGTAATTAAATTACCAACAGCCAGTTTATTTTTATTGATTTATTTATTTGTACGGATGATTCCACAGTTCTCATCTATCCAGCGTGCCTACCAGTACTTCACTAACATGTTACCGGCCTTTGCAAATGTGATGAACCTGGAAGGGGACTGTCTAGAAAATAGCGCGGTTACAGGATCAGTAGATGCCAGTTTTGATGAATCAATTGAACTTAAAAAGGAGATATCCTTTGATAATGTTACTTTTTCTTACAGAGACGAATATGATTTCACCATAAATGATATGAACCTTAAAATCCCTGCGGGTATGACCATAGCCATTGCAGGGCCATCTGGGGCAGGTAAAAGTACAGTAGCCGACCTTGTAATGGGACTCATACAGCCCAATGAGGGTATGGTTACTGTGGATGGAGTACCTGTCCTGGAAAAATCTCTTGCTTTGTGGAGAAACAGCATAGGATACGTGGCCCAGGAAACTTTCCTTTTCAATGAAAGCATACGATTTAACTTACTCCTTGCCAGTCCAGATGCCTGTGAAGAAGAACTAAACGAAGCATTGAAACTAGCTGCGGCATGCCACTTTGTCAGTAAGTTACCTGAAGGTCTAGATACTGTAATTGGGGATAGGGGTGTTCGTTTGTCTGGAGGGGAGAGGCAGCGTTTGGCCCTGGCCAGAGCCCTTTTAAGAAAACCTTCTCTGTTGATTATGGATGAAGCTACCAGTAACCTGGACTCGGAAAATGAGAAGAAGATCCTGAAGGCCATTGATGACCTTCACGGCGAAGTAACCATCCTTATGATAGCTCACAGGCTTTCCACTATCAAGAATGCGGATTATATTTATTTGATTGACAGAGGGAAGATCATGGAGTCCGGGAACTGGGATGAATTATTGAAAAAAGAGAAGGGATGGTTCTGGGATATCTGTGAAGTTCAGGGGATTAATAGGTAA
- a CDS encoding nucleotidyltransferase family protein, with the protein MAGKYNLKPEDQLLLNCSLTNVSDSNLKEIIRFTSLDLDWNYVINMAYQHRLSPLLYWHLNKISPEAIPSNLKNDLKEHFHENVRKNLGMFKELLEVIDNLQKNGITPIPYKGPVLAIMTYKNLGFRVFGDLDFYVPLEDVPKTRDILIKTGYEPWMELTSNQEKAFFKFQREYHFINKKTGISLEIKWKFLSMFGSIPNELFIHENEFLREVALDQFRVKTISPEYLILILSIHNASHSFSSLYRFCDISELIKSDDNINWQHLLKLASELGAKRIFMINLYILRELFAIQLPEYILELISTDEIVENISNDIIRRLFTLKPMGILEKVTFHMKSREKRGDKVKTVLNMVFLPTPSLIEAVPLPSGFEPVYYILRVFQMFKNIIYQ; encoded by the coding sequence ATGGCAGGAAAATATAATCTAAAACCTGAGGACCAATTGCTTCTTAATTGCTCTTTAACTAATGTATCAGATAGTAATCTAAAAGAAATCATAAGATTTACTTCTTTAGATTTGGACTGGAACTATGTAATTAACATGGCATATCAACACCGTTTGAGTCCTTTATTATACTGGCACTTAAATAAAATATCTCCTGAGGCAATTCCAAGTAATTTGAAAAATGATTTAAAGGAACATTTCCATGAAAATGTCCGAAAAAATCTGGGAATGTTCAAAGAACTTCTGGAAGTTATTGACAATCTACAAAAAAATGGTATCACCCCCATACCTTATAAGGGCCCAGTACTGGCGATAATGACTTATAAAAACCTCGGATTCCGTGTATTTGGTGATCTGGATTTCTACGTTCCTTTGGAAGATGTACCTAAAACCAGGGATATATTGATTAAAACGGGTTATGAACCATGGATGGAACTTACTTCTAATCAGGAAAAGGCTTTTTTTAAGTTTCAACGTGAATATCATTTTATAAACAAAAAAACTGGAATTTCACTGGAAATAAAATGGAAATTTTTATCGATGTTTGGTTCAATCCCCAACGAACTTTTTATTCATGAAAATGAATTTTTAAGGGAAGTTGCTCTGGATCAATTCCGTGTGAAAACCATATCTCCCGAATACTTGATATTAATTTTATCAATTCACAATGCCAGCCACTCTTTTTCAAGCCTTTACCGGTTTTGCGACATTTCAGAACTTATAAAATCTGATGATAACATAAACTGGCAGCATCTTCTAAAGCTTGCCAGTGAACTAGGTGCAAAAAGGATATTCATGATAAATCTCTATATTTTACGAGAGTTATTCGCAATACAACTTCCAGAATATATTTTAGAACTTATAAGCACTGATGAAATTGTGGAAAACATATCTAACGATATCATTAGGAGATTGTTCACACTAAAACCAATGGGAATACTGGAAAAAGTTACTTTTCACATGAAATCACGTGAAAAAAGAGGAGATAAAGTTAAAACAGTATTGAACATGGTCTTTTTACCCACACCCAGTTTGATTGAGGCTGTTCCGTTACCATCGGGTTTTGAACCTGTTTACTACATACTTCGAGTATTCCAAATGTTTAAAAACATAATCTATCAATAA
- a CDS encoding NAD(P)-dependent oxidoreductase, which yields METEKILVTGGAGFIGTNLVKELEGRGHEVFAVDLLHNNRDNYQRCDVRNYRQLERLFESHDFDYVYHLAAEYGRWNGEEYYENLWQTNVIGSKHMIRLQEKLGFRMIFFSSAEVYGDYTGIMSEDVMVNNPIKDTYQMNDYAITKWAGELMCMNSATMFDTETVRVRPVNCYGPHEEYSPYKGFIPIFIYKALHNQPYTVYKGHKRIIDYVGDTAFTFANIVDNFIPGEVYNVGGKTEWENDIKDYSDIVLNAVGRGDSLVNYEEAEDFTTQVKTIDFSKAIKDLKHDPKVDPQEGIEKTVEWMRWFYRVED from the coding sequence ATGGAAACTGAGAAAATACTGGTAACTGGCGGAGCAGGATTCATAGGAACCAATCTCGTTAAAGAATTAGAGGGAAGGGGCCATGAAGTATTCGCTGTTGATTTACTACACAATAACAGGGATAACTACCAGCGTTGTGATGTGCGTAACTACCGACAATTAGAACGACTCTTTGAAAGTCATGATTTTGATTATGTTTATCACCTGGCTGCTGAATACGGTCGCTGGAATGGTGAAGAATATTATGAAAATCTCTGGCAGACCAATGTAATCGGATCCAAACATATGATCCGTTTACAGGAGAAACTGGGCTTCAGGATGATTTTTTTCTCATCAGCCGAAGTTTACGGGGATTACACTGGGATCATGAGTGAGGATGTAATGGTTAACAATCCCATTAAAGACACATACCAAATGAATGATTATGCCATAACCAAATGGGCTGGTGAATTAATGTGCATGAACTCAGCAACCATGTTTGATACAGAAACAGTACGAGTTCGCCCTGTTAATTGTTACGGACCCCATGAAGAATATTCTCCTTACAAAGGATTCATACCTATTTTTATTTATAAGGCCCTCCATAATCAGCCTTACACAGTCTATAAAGGACATAAACGTATCATTGATTATGTGGGTGACACTGCTTTCACCTTTGCCAACATTGTGGATAATTTCATTCCTGGAGAGGTTTATAATGTGGGTGGCAAAACAGAATGGGAAAATGATATAAAAGATTATTCTGACATAGTCCTGAATGCTGTTGGGAGAGGTGATTCTCTGGTTAACTATGAAGAAGCTGAAGACTTCACAACCCAGGTTAAAACCATAGACTTCTCCAAAGCAATAAAAGACTTAAAACATGACCCTAAAGTAGATCCTCAAGAAGGAATAGAGAAAACCGTTGAATGGATGCGATGGTTCTATAGGGTGGAAGATTAG
- a CDS encoding NAD-dependent epimerase/dehydratase family protein: MDYTNYNDKTVLVTGGAGCVGSNLTRKLSEHAGKVIILDNLDSAYEWNIPDVENIHFVKGDILDDEMLKRVFKEKPDYVFHLAAHFANQNSVDNPELDLMVNGMGILKVLEYAHLVGVERFVYSSSGCGVYGLDSKMPFEEPDISISLHTPYQVTKLIGELYTNYFHNLYGLPIVNARFFNVFGPGEVPGKYRNVIPNFMYWSMTNQALPITGDGSETRDWTYVDDIVNGLMAMGTVEEAIGEAINLGSADETRVIDMANMVNELTGNNEGIAYAARRDWDAKTRLLSSIEKARKILDYNPQTGFKDGLKKTHSWFEENWENIEKSAEF; encoded by the coding sequence ATGGATTACACAAATTACAATGATAAAACTGTTTTAGTAACTGGTGGTGCAGGTTGCGTTGGTAGTAACCTCACCAGAAAACTATCTGAACATGCAGGTAAAGTTATCATATTAGATAACCTTGATTCTGCTTATGAATGGAATATTCCTGATGTTGAAAATATACACTTTGTTAAAGGGGATATTCTGGATGATGAGATGCTTAAAAGGGTGTTTAAGGAAAAACCAGACTATGTTTTTCACCTGGCAGCACATTTTGCCAACCAGAACAGTGTGGACAACCCAGAACTAGACCTAATGGTTAATGGGATGGGTATCCTTAAAGTTTTAGAGTACGCTCATCTGGTTGGAGTTGAACGTTTTGTTTATTCCTCATCGGGATGTGGGGTCTATGGTTTGGATTCTAAAATGCCCTTTGAAGAACCAGACATTTCAATAAGCCTTCACACTCCTTATCAGGTTACCAAACTCATAGGTGAACTTTACACTAATTATTTCCACAATCTTTATGGTTTACCAATTGTCAATGCTCGATTTTTTAATGTCTTTGGTCCCGGAGAAGTTCCAGGGAAATACAGGAATGTAATCCCAAACTTCATGTACTGGTCAATGACTAACCAAGCATTACCTATAACTGGTGATGGTTCAGAGACACGTGACTGGACCTACGTGGATGATATTGTCAATGGTCTCATGGCCATGGGAACAGTGGAAGAGGCTATTGGTGAAGCCATTAACCTCGGTTCGGCTGATGAAACAAGAGTTATTGATATGGCTAACATGGTCAACGAGTTAACCGGCAACAATGAAGGAATAGCCTATGCAGCTCGTAGAGATTGGGATGCTAAAACTCGGCTGCTTTCTTCCATTGAAAAAGCCCGAAAAATCCTTGATTACAATCCTCAGACTGGATTTAAAGATGGTTTGAAAAAGACTCATTCCTGGTTTGAGGAAAACTGGGAAAATATTGAAAAAAGTGCTGAATTCTGA